The Maridesulfovibrio salexigens DSM 2638 region GAATTCAAACTGCTCAAGGCATTAATGGATAATCCGGGCCGACCCATGACCAGAGATGACCTTATGACCTCTGTCTGGGGCAAGGATTTCAACGCCTTTGACCGTAGCATTGACGTGCATATCAGTAAGCTGCGCGCTCTTTTCAAGCCCTACCCGGACCATGAATCGCGCATCAAAACAGTCTGGGGCACCGGATACATGTTCGTGAGCGAATGATGAAAATAAGCCGTACTTACCTTAAAATATTTCTTTCCTTCATGCTGGTGCTGGTAGTTTCCGAACTGGTCATATTCGGTCTGCTGCATATGTCATGGGATAAAAGTCCCCGTATCCTTCACATGGAACGGCAGCTGTTCACCGTAAAAAATCTAGCTGAAATGGAGCTGGGAGGAATTCATACTTCACCTGAATATGAAAAAAAGATTCTCACGCCCCTGCTTGAAACATTAAGTAAATCACTGAAAGCAGATATCTGGATCACCGGTCCCTATGGAGAAATAGTAGCTTCATCCACCGCGACAATTCCGGACATGAGCGATTATACAACCGGTGATGCCGCAAAATCAGCGGACGGCGTATACGTATATAAAAAGCGTAATGAAGGGATTAAAAGCGTATACGGAATCTACACTGGTAAACTACCCATGGGTTATCCCTTCACTTACCACCTTTACCACTCCATTCCCAAATTCGATGAGGAAAGCTGGTTCATACGGGCGCAGATAATTTTGACTATTATCGCTGCCATTTTCCTTATCCCGGTAGCAAGACGCGTGATTCGTCCTTTGAAAGAACTTACATCTTCAGCAGCTAAAATGGGCCGAGGAGACCTGAAGCAAAGAGTAGAAATCAAAGGTAAAGACGAAATTGCCGAGCTTGGCAAAGCCTTCAACCACATGGCCGAGGGACTGGACAAAATGGTTAAGTCCAGCCGGGAGCTGACTGCCAACGTATCCCACGAACTGCGCAGTCCGCTGGCCCGGATGCGCATTTCTTTGGAAATGCTCAAAGAACGTATTGAAACAGGAAACACTTCCGGTTGCGATACATTCGTAGACGGCATGCAGTCGGAAATTACCCACATGGACGAACTCATCGGTAAGATAATTGAATTTTCCAAGCTGGAAATGCACGAAACTCCGGCCATGACTGAGACAGTCAACCTGAAGGAACTTATATCCGATCTTCTTGAACAATATCAGTGCATTGCTGAACGCAGCAATTTAAATGTGCAAGCAGAACTTGCTGAAGTTAAACTTTCCAATTGCAACCGAAACGGCATCGGTATCGTAATGGATAATATTCTCGGTAACGCCTTCAAATACACTGATTCCCGAGGAAAAGTAGGAGTACATTTATCCGGAGATGATACAGGGGTGCGAATTTCAGTAACCAATACCCACGCACCACTCCCGGAAGAAGATCTGGAAGAAATATTCAATCCTTTCCACCGCCTTAAGGGGCAGGAAATTCCCGGATCTGGTCTGGGCCTTGCCGCGACACGGAGGATATTACGCATCCATAATGGAGAAATTAAAGCTGAGAATAGTGAAGACGGATTCAGAATTGTGATCAATATTCCTATAAAGGAAAGCTAAGCAAAACGATAATTAAAGAGCAAAACACAATGAACATCACCTTGAGCTTCGAACTGAAAAACATTGATTGGATAAAGGTGGCAGAAATATTTGAAAAAGCCCCTCTCGGCACCCGCGAACCAGAGAAACTGTCACGAGCAGCAGCAAACAGCGAGCTGGTCTGCTTTGCCAAGGACGGCAATGAATTCATAGGCTTTGCCCGCGCCATCAGCGATGGAGAATTTCAGGCCGCAATATACGACCTGTGCATCCTGCCGGAATACCAATCCCACGGACTCGGCAAAAAAATGATGACCGCCATGATGGAAAAGCTGGGGGCAGTCAATGTCATCCTATATGCAGTTCCGGGCAAAGAAGGTTTTTACAAAAAATTCGGATTCACCCCCATGCTCACCGCTATGGGTTGCTTCAAAGATGAGGCCGGAATGATTGAGCGAGGGTATTTGGAGGGGTAAAGCCCCCTCTACTTCTGCCCCACCAGCACAAAAGTCCCGTACTGGTGAACAACGCCTTCCTTATCCGGCTTGTTATAGATGCCATGTTTATGGTGCTGCACGGCAGAGAACCCGGCATTTGTGACCATTGCTGCCAGTTCATCCGGCTCAAAACCATTGTAAGGCACAACATTATCGCCGTGGAAACTGCCGTCTTCTGGCAGGAGTTCCCCTATTACCAGCTTACCGCCCTTCTTTAACAGCTTAGCCATCAGCCCCAGCACTTCCGGCAGGTCCTCAACATGGTGCATAGCCATAGAAGTGAATATTGCATCAAGCGAATTATCCCTGAGTCCTGCTTCATGCAGAGCAACAGGAATCACCCGGACATTGCCAAAATCTTCATTTTGAGTTTTCGCATTAAGCATATCCAGCATTGCAGCAGAGGTATCAAGCGCATAGAGAGTCTTAACTCTTTTGCCGAACCGCAAACCAACCAGTCCGGTCCCGCATCCGAAATCGAGAACTTCACTTTCAGCCTTGAAATCAATTGCCTTCTCTACCGCAGCAGCAAATTCGTCCGCAATGCGTTTGCGTTCAGGATTGCTGTCCCATTCCTTTGCCTTACGAGTAAATTCATCTTGTGACATAAATGTTCTCCATAAAAGAATCCCGGTAGATTAAGTCTACCGGGATTCTTTATATCTTATTTCCAGACCTTCATAAACTCTGCACTGCTTTTCCCAGAATCAATGTGCTTGATCAGCGCGGAACCGAATACAGCAGCATCGACAAGTCCTTCAAGCTCCTTGAGCTGGGAAGGTTCTTTCAGTCCGAAACCGAGAGCCACCGGAATATCAAAGACCTCCTGCGCCTTGGCGAGGCCCTGCTTGATTTCTTCAGGCAACGTAGCGGTGCCTCCGGTAGTTCCCAGAACGGAAACATAATAGCAGAAGCCGTTACCGCCCTTGGAATAGAGAGCCATGCGATCCGCCTCGGTATTCAGGCCGACCAGCGGAATCAGCGCGATGTCATACTTTGCAAGTAAATCGCGGAACTCCACACCTTCCTCATAAGGCAGGTCGGCAATGATCAGACCGTTTACCCCGGCTGCACTGGCATCCTTGGCAAATTCCTCCAGTCCATATTGCAGCACCGGGTTATAGTACCCCATGAGCAGCACTCCGGCACTGATCTTGGCGCGATGTTCGGAAAGTCCAGCCAGAATCCACTTCAGGTTGATGCCGTCCTCAAGGCATTTCAGGGAAGCTGCCTCAACCACCGGACCATCTGCCACGGGATCGGAAAAAGGCATACCGATTTCGATTACATCCGCACCGTGCTCATCAAGCTCGAGAATTTCTTTCCAGAACTGATCACGGTTGGGATATCCACCGGGCAGGAACGGAATCAGACCGAGGCGGCCTTCTGCTTTAGCCTCATTAATTTTATCTGCAAGTTTGGTAATACTCATTTTTATTGCTCCCCTATACTCCATGCTCAGCGAGGTAATCTTCAAGAATACCCATGTCCTTGTCGCCGCGACCGGACAGGTTGACTATGACGTTAGCATCTTTGGGAATGGAATCCCTGTTTTCCAAGACCCACGCAACAGCATGGGAACTTTCCAGCGCTGGCAGGATACCTTCCTTGCGACAAAGCATCTGGAATGCATTCAGGGCTTGATGGTCATTGACTGTGCCGTACTGAGCACGACCGGTTGCATGCAGATGCACGTGTTCAGGACCTACACCGGGGTAATCAAGACCGGGAGCAATGGAATGTGAAGGCAGGATCTGCCCTTCCTCGGTCTGGAGCAACAAGGTGTTCATGCCATGCAGAACTCCGGGAGTTCCGAGGTTGATGGGTGCGGAGTTGGTGCAGCCCGGTTCTCCGGTACCCGCAGCCTCAACACCTACTATTTTAACTGATTTTTCTTGCACAAATTCGTGGAACATGCCGATGGCATTGGAACCGCCGCCCACGCAGGCTACAACCATGTAAGGCAGTTCACCTGTTTTTTCCTTGAACTGGGCCTTGGCTTCACGCCCGATAATTGCCTGAAATTCACGAACCAGCAGCGGGAAGGGATGCGGGCCGGCGGCAGTACCGAAGCAGTAATGGGTGGTCTGTTGATCAGCGATCCATTTACGCAGCGCGGCGTTGATAGCGTCCTTCAGGGTCTGGGTGCCGGATTCCACAGGCACACATTTCGCGCCCAGAAGTTCCATACGGCGCACGTTATGAGACTGACGTTTCACATCCAGAGCGCCCATGTAAATTTCGCAGTCAAGATCAAGAAGTGCGGCTGCGGTTGCGGTTGCAACACCGTGCTGTCCGGCTCCTGTTTCAGCCAGAAGCATGGGCTTGCCCATCATCTTGGTTAAAAGAGCCTGCCCAACGGTGTTGTTAACCTTATGTGCTCCGGTATGAGCAAGGTCTTCACGCTTGAGCCAGAGGTTGAATCCCAGTTCGCGGGAAATATTCGCGCAATGGGTCAGTGCGGTGGGACGACCGACAAAATCTTTAAGAAGGCGGGTGAATTCCTGCTGGAATTCGTCAGATTTCATGATCTTTTCCATGGCCTCTTCAAGCTCGAGCAGCGGCGGCATGAGCAGTTCAGGTACAAACTGTCCGCCGTAATCTCCAAAATATCCTCGTTTCATGATCCTATCCTTTTTTATATGAGATTGCCTCCGGCGGCCCTGCCGGGGGCCTTAAACCCTTTTTGTAAAAAGGGTTTAAGAATCCCAAAAACTTTTAATAAGGCTTCGCCGTTTTAAATGGACAAACTGTCATTGGGCTGAAACGGCCGAAGGTTGCTTTTATATTTCTATTGACCAATAGCTGCAAAAGCCGCAGCCAGTTTATTTCTTTCTTTTTTGCCCGGTTCGGATTCCACTCCGGAATTAAGATCAACTCCGTTTGGTTGTGCTGTATCCAACGCTTCTCTCAGATTTTCTGCTGAAAGACCTCCTGCCAGCAACCATGGAACCGGAATGGTTACATCTTTGAACACTTCAAATTCCATTGCAATGCCATGCCCGCCGCCGGATTTTCCGGCATCGAAAAGCAAGTAAGTGCAATGAGGAACAAAACGGTCAATATCCGCTTGAAACTCTTTTACTGAATCGTACTTCTGAGGCCAGAGAACTTTGATCACCCGTTCTTTGCCCACGGCTTTACAAAATTCCTCATTCTGTCCTCCGTGCAATTGCGCAAAATCGAGCTGACCGTTTTTCAAAGTTTCGATCACTTCCGTTGCACTCTGCTTAACAAAGACACCTACCTTTTTGGCTCCGTCAGTTTTAACGGAACGGGCAAAAGCGGCATCAACGTTACGCGGGCTGGAAGGATGAAAAATGAATCCTAAAAAATCCACGCCCAATTGTTCACACATAGTCGCGTCTTCTTTGGAAGTCATTCCGCAAACTTTGACTAACAGGCTCATAACCTGCCTCCGGCAACCAACGCGGCAAGCTTGGCCTGCGGGTCCGGGCTGGACATAATTGAGGTGCCGATGAGCACGGTATCGTAGCCCAACTCATTCATCTGTGCGCAATCTTCAGGTTCACTGATTCCGCTGGCGCAGATCCAGATTTCACCCTCTTCCTTGAGCTTGATGAATTCAATGGAACGATTCATGTCGATACCAAGGGTATCAAGGTCGCGGTTATTGATCTGGATAATCCGCGCTCCGGCCTGCTTGGCCCGCTTGAGATCAACATCATCAAAAGCCTCAACCACAGCATCAAGCCCCGCGGCATGAGTTTGCTCGATCATTTCCTTAAGATAACCGTCATCCTCAAACATACGCACGATGACCAAAAGAGCCGAAGCCGGAGTAGCCAAAGTCTGCTCAATCTGCATCAGATCGGTAAGGAAATCCTTGCGCAGCATCGGCAATCCGCTAGGTTTAATTTCATCGAGGTAACTAAGATTACCCTTGAAATACTCCTCTTCGGTAAGCACAGAGATAGCCGAAGCACCTCCGGCAGCATACATCTTGGCAACATCCGCTGCGCTCAGACCAAGGTTGATATCCCCCTTGGACGGAGAAGCACGCTTATATTCGGCAATGACCTTCAGCCCGGATTCATCACGGCGGATAGCATCGGCAAAAGAAGCACGTTCCCCCGCATATGGAGTAAACTTTCTTCCTTCGGACTGCATCTTCGCCAGCATATCCAGCTCGGCCTGTTTTGCTTTTCTGAATTTATCGAGCATGACCTAGTATTCCTTATCCACGCCCTTAGCGACTTTAGCCTTGGCTTTTTCCATGCCCTCTTCCAAAGACACACCATCAAGAATGGAAATTGCCGCCCCAAGGTTCAATGCCACCATATCAAGCATGGCCTGCGGTGCGGTACCCGCCAGAACCTTACGAATTGTTGCCAAAGCTTCAGGACGATCCTTAACAGCAACATCTTCAGGCTTGGCTGCTGCAAAACCGTAATCAGCCGGATCAATCTTAACTTCGGTAAGCTCACCGTTCTCCACAAGAATCGCATCGTTCACACCGAACGGAGTCAATTCATCAAAGTTACCCGCGCCATGAATAACATACGCCTTTTCCACATTGGTCAGCACCAGCACTTCAGCCATAAGACGCAGAATTTCCGGTCTGCCAACGCCCAGAATCTGGTGAGTGGGACGTGCGGGGTTTAACAGGGGGCCCATAAGGTTAAACAAGGTCGGGATTCCCAGTTCTTTTCGAATGGGAGCGATTTTTCCGAAGGCCGGGTGGTAATTCGGGGCAAACATGAACACAAATTTATCCCGCAGCAGCACATCGCGCGCCTCATTCACTGTAGTTCCCAGTGAAACTCCCAAATCTTCCAACACATCAGCAGAACCGCAGGAAGATGAAACCGCCCTATTGCCGTGCTTGGTAACCAGATAGCCCATATCTGCAAGGTAAATCGCAACCGCAGTAGAGCAGTTGAAACTGTTGGTGCCGTCACCTCCTGTACCGCAAGTATCAATGCACGGACTGTTGATGCCTTTGATCAGCTTGGCCTCACGCAGGGCCGCACGCACACCGGCAGCAACTTCAACAGCTTTTTCGCCCTTGGTTCTCAGCCCCATGAGCAGCGCACCCGCTTGAGCATTGGTCATTTCACCGGAAAAGAGTTCCTCAAAAACAGCATCAGCCTGTTCTGTGGTCAGGTCCTGACCGGAAGAAAGAGCGGTCAGGGATTCGCTTATAATCTGTGACATTTTTATTTCCTTCTATATATAATGATAGAGCTAGATATTTCCGTCCAAGAAGTTCTTCAGCAGTTTCGGTCCATCCGGTGTCAAAATTGATTCTGGATGGAACTGCAACCCTGTCCACGGGCGGTCCTTATAGCGAAGGCCCATTACTTCATCCTGATCAGTCCATGCGGTCAGCTCCAGCATATCCGGTGCTTCATCCACATTGACCACTAGAGAATGGTAGCGGCAGACATTAAACGGATTATCCAGACCAGTGAAAATGCCTTCATTCTTGTGGTGAACATCGGAAGTCTTGCCGTGCATGATCCGTCCGGCGCGGACTACGGATGCCCCCGCAAAATGACCTAAAGTCTGGTGACCTAGGCAGACGCCGAGTACCGGAATTTCCTTGGGCAGACGAGAAAGGAATTCCAAGGACAACCCTGCGTTTTCCGGATTACTGGGGCCGGGAGAAAGGCAGACCCGTTCCAGTTTGCCGGACTCTGCAAGCTCAAGGATTTCCTCACGGTCATTGCGCAGCACCAGAGGATCAGCCCCAAGCTGCTGAAATGCCTGCACCAGATTGAAGGTAAATGAATCAAAATTATCTACGAGTAAAAACATCACCGCCCTCCGATTGCAGAATTTCCTTAAGCACCCTTGCCTTGTTGTTGCATTCCTTCCATTCCATTTCAGGATCGGAATCATAAACGATTCCAGCCCCGGCCTGCCAATGGCACTTGCCATCACGAATCCACATGGAACGAATGGTAATACCGGTATCGAGGTTCACGGAATCCTTATCCAGACCGATAAAACCGATGCAGCCTCCGTAAGGACCGCGCGGAACTTCCTCGATTTCGGAAATGATTTCCATGGCCCTGATTTTAGGGGCACCGGAAAGTGTTCCCGCCGGAAAGGTCGCTTGCAGCACGTCGATGGCATCGTGATCATCACGCAGATCGGCTTCCACATAAGAAGTGATGTGCATTACGTGGCTGAAGTATTCGATCTGCTTGAATTTTTCGACACTCACGGTACCGGGCTTGGCGATACGTCCAAGGTCATTGCGGCCAAGGTCAACCAGCATGACATGTTCAGCGATTTCCTTGGGATCAGCGAGCAGCTCTTCGGCATACTTGCGGTCCCCGGCAGCATCCTTGCCGCGCGGACGGGTCCCGGCGATAGGACGAACTTCCAGCCTGCCTTTATCGCAACGGGCCATCAATTCGGGGGAAGAACCGAGCAGGATTTCCTCACGGCTGAACTTCATATAGAACATGAACGGCGAGGGATTGGCCTGACGCAGGCGGCGATAAAGATCAAAGGAGTCACCGCTGAAAGGAGCAGAAAAACGGGTAGAAAGAACCACCTGAATGCATTCGCCCTCGGCAATGAGATCCTTAACTTTCTTGACCCCTTCCATATATTTTTCCTTACCCGGAACAGCCACCGGATCACCAACCTTGGTCGGTTCGCACTCGGCACCGAAAACAGGCGGTGTAAATTCAGGAGCGTCATCCTTATCAAGTGAAAGAAAGCAGCAGCTGTGCTTGAGGTGATCGAAAAGAACTACCCGTCCGGGCAGAGCCAAACGAACCTCAGCATCATCAGCAGGCAACTTCTCTTTGAGCTTCGGCTCCAGCATTCCGGCAATTCCGTAACCGAGTGTTCCGTATAGGCCGCGAGTCAGAGCAGGAAGTTCACCGACTTCCGGCTGGGCTTTCAGGTGCAGGGCCTTCATGACAGCACGCATGCCCTCCAGAAACTCCATGCCCGAATAAGTTGCCAATCCCGCAAGCCTTGAATCAGCGCATTCCACGGAAAGCTTACCGCGCACAGGTGAAAGCTTGAGTCTGAAATCCCAAGCTATAAGGCTGTAACGTCCAAGTCGTCC contains the following coding sequences:
- a CDS encoding HAMP domain-containing sensor histidine kinase, whose protein sequence is MMKISRTYLKIFLSFMLVLVVSELVIFGLLHMSWDKSPRILHMERQLFTVKNLAEMELGGIHTSPEYEKKILTPLLETLSKSLKADIWITGPYGEIVASSTATIPDMSDYTTGDAAKSADGVYVYKKRNEGIKSVYGIYTGKLPMGYPFTYHLYHSIPKFDEESWFIRAQIILTIIAAIFLIPVARRVIRPLKELTSSAAKMGRGDLKQRVEIKGKDEIAELGKAFNHMAEGLDKMVKSSRELTANVSHELRSPLARMRISLEMLKERIETGNTSGCDTFVDGMQSEITHMDELIGKIIEFSKLEMHETPAMTETVNLKELISDLLEQYQCIAERSNLNVQAELAEVKLSNCNRNGIGIVMDNILGNAFKYTDSRGKVGVHLSGDDTGVRISVTNTHAPLPEEDLEEIFNPFHRLKGQEIPGSGLGLAATRRILRIHNGEIKAENSEDGFRIVINIPIKES
- a CDS encoding GNAT family N-acetyltransferase, coding for MNITLSFELKNIDWIKVAEIFEKAPLGTREPEKLSRAAANSELVCFAKDGNEFIGFARAISDGEFQAAIYDLCILPEYQSHGLGKKMMTAMMEKLGAVNVILYAVPGKEGFYKKFGFTPMLTAMGCFKDEAGMIERGYLEG
- a CDS encoding class I SAM-dependent methyltransferase, whose translation is MSQDEFTRKAKEWDSNPERKRIADEFAAAVEKAIDFKAESEVLDFGCGTGLVGLRFGKRVKTLYALDTSAAMLDMLNAKTQNEDFGNVRVIPVALHEAGLRDNSLDAIFTSMAMHHVEDLPEVLGLMAKLLKKGGKLVIGELLPEDGSFHGDNVVPYNGFEPDELAAMVTNAGFSAVQHHKHGIYNKPDKEGVVHQYGTFVLVGQK
- the trpA gene encoding tryptophan synthase subunit alpha, whose amino-acid sequence is MSITKLADKINEAKAEGRLGLIPFLPGGYPNRDQFWKEILELDEHGADVIEIGMPFSDPVADGPVVEAASLKCLEDGINLKWILAGLSEHRAKISAGVLLMGYYNPVLQYGLEEFAKDASAAGVNGLIIADLPYEEGVEFRDLLAKYDIALIPLVGLNTEADRMALYSKGGNGFCYYVSVLGTTGGTATLPEEIKQGLAKAQEVFDIPVALGFGLKEPSQLKELEGLVDAAVFGSALIKHIDSGKSSAEFMKVWK
- the trpB gene encoding tryptophan synthase subunit beta, with the translated sequence MKRGYFGDYGGQFVPELLMPPLLELEEAMEKIMKSDEFQQEFTRLLKDFVGRPTALTHCANISRELGFNLWLKREDLAHTGAHKVNNTVGQALLTKMMGKPMLLAETGAGQHGVATATAAALLDLDCEIYMGALDVKRQSHNVRRMELLGAKCVPVESGTQTLKDAINAALRKWIADQQTTHYCFGTAAGPHPFPLLVREFQAIIGREAKAQFKEKTGELPYMVVACVGGGSNAIGMFHEFVQEKSVKIVGVEAAGTGEPGCTNSAPINLGTPGVLHGMNTLLLQTEEGQILPSHSIAPGLDYPGVGPEHVHLHATGRAQYGTVNDHQALNAFQMLCRKEGILPALESSHAVAWVLENRDSIPKDANVIVNLSGRGDKDMGILEDYLAEHGV
- a CDS encoding phosphoribosylanthranilate isomerase, which codes for MSLLVKVCGMTSKEDATMCEQLGVDFLGFIFHPSSPRNVDAAFARSVKTDGAKKVGVFVKQSATEVIETLKNGQLDFAQLHGGQNEEFCKAVGKERVIKVLWPQKYDSVKEFQADIDRFVPHCTYLLFDAGKSGGGHGIAMEFEVFKDVTIPVPWLLAGGLSAENLREALDTAQPNGVDLNSGVESEPGKKERNKLAAAFAAIGQ
- a CDS encoding indole-3-glycerol-phosphate synthase, translated to MLDKFRKAKQAELDMLAKMQSEGRKFTPYAGERASFADAIRRDESGLKVIAEYKRASPSKGDINLGLSAADVAKMYAAGGASAISVLTEEEYFKGNLSYLDEIKPSGLPMLRKDFLTDLMQIEQTLATPASALLVIVRMFEDDGYLKEMIEQTHAAGLDAVVEAFDDVDLKRAKQAGARIIQINNRDLDTLGIDMNRSIEFIKLKEEGEIWICASGISEPEDCAQMNELGYDTVLIGTSIMSSPDPQAKLAALVAGGRL
- the trpD gene encoding anthranilate phosphoribosyltransferase → MSQIISESLTALSSGQDLTTEQADAVFEELFSGEMTNAQAGALLMGLRTKGEKAVEVAAGVRAALREAKLIKGINSPCIDTCGTGGDGTNSFNCSTAVAIYLADMGYLVTKHGNRAVSSSCGSADVLEDLGVSLGTTVNEARDVLLRDKFVFMFAPNYHPAFGKIAPIRKELGIPTLFNLMGPLLNPARPTHQILGVGRPEILRLMAEVLVLTNVEKAYVIHGAGNFDELTPFGVNDAILVENGELTEVKIDPADYGFAAAKPEDVAVKDRPEALATIRKVLAGTAPQAMLDMVALNLGAAISILDGVSLEEGMEKAKAKVAKGVDKEY
- a CDS encoding anthranilate synthase component II; translation: MFLLVDNFDSFTFNLVQAFQQLGADPLVLRNDREEILELAESGKLERVCLSPGPSNPENAGLSLEFLSRLPKEIPVLGVCLGHQTLGHFAGASVVRAGRIMHGKTSDVHHKNEGIFTGLDNPFNVCRYHSLVVNVDEAPDMLELTAWTDQDEVMGLRYKDRPWTGLQFHPESILTPDGPKLLKNFLDGNI
- a CDS encoding anthranilate synthase component I family protein is translated as MKIELTQYGKWLPADTQTPISLYLGLVGDAPGILLESAEVDGRLGRYSLIAWDFRLKLSPVRGKLSVECADSRLAGLATYSGMEFLEGMRAVMKALHLKAQPEVGELPALTRGLYGTLGYGIAGMLEPKLKEKLPADDAEVRLALPGRVVLFDHLKHSCCFLSLDKDDAPEFTPPVFGAECEPTKVGDPVAVPGKEKYMEGVKKVKDLIAEGECIQVVLSTRFSAPFSGDSFDLYRRLRQANPSPFMFYMKFSREEILLGSSPELMARCDKGRLEVRPIAGTRPRGKDAAGDRKYAEELLADPKEIAEHVMLVDLGRNDLGRIAKPGTVSVEKFKQIEYFSHVMHITSYVEADLRDDHDAIDVLQATFPAGTLSGAPKIRAMEIISEIEEVPRGPYGGCIGFIGLDKDSVNLDTGITIRSMWIRDGKCHWQAGAGIVYDSDPEMEWKECNNKARVLKEILQSEGGDVFTRR